The following are from one region of the Mustela lutreola isolate mMusLut2 chromosome 9, mMusLut2.pri, whole genome shotgun sequence genome:
- the LOC131808229 gene encoding uncharacterized protein LOC131808229, with protein MHTGRGPSGDRVSELLLAREARNLLKLERPGTRPSGASPKDNVALDFRPLDLEDSPLCWGSPTSVGPVPAAPHMGRTGVHDPSLPVPQPTRSPRCRPGAMEDSGTGGPSPWLLCSPQSLLAPGTHTSASGDLEKLHSWSRRLTLASDSHPSVSQEPPEQTLCLLLVSSEGAWTHLPCSPPALQPRSLAARSLQPRSPAAAQRSLRLTRHQQSFLQEKRLRLPLSFHCCAASSLKPHSSKLQAEEGPRQTEATASPEMTLAAGNALCDVTVNYCWEKGQCPVSEPCRQTCSLALGTGAGVASTAWGGFNPDAFVGLLRGLKFLLQVALMRKLRHRVPTWPRDPQQGKGRARGRRRGSELATRPPVGCPDLGPPGLGFWEERPNPPSDSRLPTRPGLGLGMDRSPCTIPHPHGLGGDRR; from the exons ATGCACACAGGGAGGGGCCCCAGTGGAGACAGAGTGTCGGAGCTCCTGCTGGCCAGAGAGGCCCGCAACCTGCTGAAGCTGGAAAGGCCTGGGACCCGCCCTTCAGGAGCCAGCCCCAAGGACAACGTCGCTTTGGACTTCCGGCCTCTGGACCTGGAGGACAGCCCGCTGTGCTGGGGAAGCCCCACGTCTGTGGGGCCGGTTCCGGCAGCCCCACACATGGGGCGCACTGGTGTGCACGATCCGTCTCTTCCGGTCCCGCAGCCCACGAGGTCGCCGCGCTGTCGTCCAGGTGCCATGGAGGACTCAGGCACAGGCGGCCCCAGCCCATGGCTTCTCTGCTCACCCCAGTCACTGCTGGCTCCCGGCACCCACACTTCAGCCTCTGGGGACCTGGAGAAGTTGCACTcatggagcaggaggctgacaTTAGCCTCAGACAGTCACCCATCAGTGAGTCAGGAGCCCCCCGAGCAGACCCTGTGTCTCCTGCTGGTTTCAAGTGAAGGTGCTTGGACACATTTGCCCTGCAgccccccagccctgcagccccGCAGCCTCGCAGCCCGCAGCCTGCAGCCCCGCAGCCCTGCAGCAGCCCAGCGCAGTCTGCGGCTGACGAGGCACCAGCAGTCATTTCTGCAGGAGAAGCGGCTTCggctccctctttctttccactgCTGTGCGGCCAGTTCCCTGAAACCCCATTCGTCAAAGCTGCAGGCTGAGGAGGGACCACGGCAAACAGAGGCCACGGCCAGCCCTGAAATGACCTTGGCCGCGGGAAATGCCCTTTGTGATGTCACAGTTAATTACTGCTGGGAGAAAGGCCAGTGCCCAGTGAGTGAGCCGTGCAGGCAGACCTGCTCCCTGGCGCTGGGCACAGGGGCGGGGGTGGCAAGCACTGCATGGGGGGGCTTCAATCCTGACGCCTTTGTGGGGCTGCTCAGGGGCTTAAAGTTCCTGCTCCAGGTGGCCCTG atgaggaaactgaggcacagagtgccTACGTGGCCCAGGGACCCCCAGCAAGGAAAGGGCAGAGCCAGGGGCAGACGCCGGGGTTCCGAGCTGGCAACACGTCCTCCTGTGGGCTGCCCTGACCTCGGGCCCCCGGGCCTGGGCTTCTGGGAAGAAAGACCTAACCCCCCTTCTGACTCACGGCTGCCCACCCggccaggcctggggctggggatgGATCGAAGTCCTTGCACCATCCCCCATCCCCACGGCCTGGGAGGTGACCGGAGATGA